AGCGGCAGGGTCGGGATGACCGGCTGGGTCTCGGTCCTGTCGCTGGCCGACGGCTCGATGGACAACCGGATGGTCGAGGTGGAGCACGGCACGGACGTCGACGCCGTCCGCCTGGTGCCGCTCGCGTCCGGCGAGGTCGTGCTGGTGACCGGCGACGACGTGACGTTCTTCGACCTGTGACACGCGCGCGGCGCGTCGTAGGCTCGCAGCATGTGCCGCAACATCCGCCCGCTCAACAACTTCGAGCCGCCGGCGACCCGTGACGAGGTGACCGCGGCCGCCCTGCAGTACGTCCGCAAGGTGGCCGGCACCACGAAGCCGTCGCAGGCCAACGAGGCGGCCTTCCACGCAGCGGTGCGGGAGATCGCCCACATCACCGAGCACCTCCTCGACGAGCTCGTCACGACCGCGCCGCCGAAGAACCGCGAGGTCGAGGCCGCCAAGGCCCGTGCCCGGGCGCAGGCGCGCTACGCGTGAGCCTTCCCGCGTCCGGCCCGGCCGAGGAGGAGGCCCTCGACCTGCTCTGCTCGCGGCCCCTGGTCGTGCTGACCGGCGCCGGACTCTCCACCGACTCGGGCATCCCCGACTACCGCGGTCCGGGCGCCCCGGTGCGGGCGCCGATGACCTACCAGGAGTTCGTCGCCACCCCGCAGGCCCAGCAGCGCTACTGGGCGCGCAGCCACCTCGGCTGGCAGCGGATCGGCCGGGCGCAGCCCAACGCCGGGCACCGCGCCCTCGCCGCGATCGACCCCGAGCTGCTGATCACCCAGAACGTCGACGGCCTCCACGAGGCCGCCGGGTCACGTCGGCTGGTGGCACTGCACGGACGGGTGGCCGACGTGGTGTGCCTGGCGTGCCGCACCACCTCCTCGCGCGCGGCGCTGGAGGCCGAGCTCGACGCGCTCAACCCCGGCTGGCTGGAGCGGCACGGCTGGGTCGCGTCGCGCCCCGACGGTGACGTCGACCTCGACCACACCCACGACTTCGTGGTGCCGCGCTGCCCGTGCGGCGGCGCCCTCAAGCCCGACGTCGTGTTCTTCGGGGAGAACGTGCCGCCCGACCGGGTGGCACGCTGCTACGCCGCCGTCGAGGGTCTCGGCGGCGCCGGTGCGCTGCTGGTGGCCGGCTCGTCGCTCACCGTGATGAGCGGGCTGCGCTTCGTCCGGCGTGCCGCCCAGGGAGGGACGCCGGTCGTCATCGTCAACCGCGGCCTGACCCGCGGCGACGCGCTGGCGTCGTACAAGCTCGACGTGGGGTGCAGCGAGTTCCTCGGCGAGCTGGCGGCGCGGGTGGCCGATCAGGACACCTAGCGGCGGACGAAGATGTGCTCGGCCGCCTCGACCACGAGCTCGGCGGTCTCGCCCCCGGAGCCGATGAGGATGCCCTCCTCGGTGCGGGCGATGGTCACGGTCTTGCCCGGGACCGCGCCGACACGGCGCAGCAGGCCCATCAGCTCCTCGTCCTTCTGCATCTCCTCGGAGATCCGCTTGACGTGGACGCGCTGGTCCTCGGCACCGGCAGCGCCGGAGAGCGGCTCCACGTTGTCCATGAAGTCCTCGCCGGCCCGGTCGCCCAGCTCGTCGAGGCCCGGGATCGGGTTGCCGTAGGGCGACTCCGTCGGGTGGTCGAGCAGCTCGAGCAGGCGACGCTCGACGGTCTCCGACATCACGTGCTCCCAGCGGCACGCCTCGGCGTGCACGAGCTCCCAGTCGAGGCCGATGACGTCGGTGAGCAGCCGCTCGGCGAGCCGGTGCTTGCGCATCACCCGCGTGGCCAGGCGCCTGCCCTCCTCGGTGAGCTCGAGGTGGCGGTCGCCCTGCACGGTGACCAGCCCGTCGCGCTCCATCCGGGCCACCGTCTGCGAGACCGTCGGGCCCGACTGGTGAAGCCGCTCGGCGATGCGCGCACGCAACGGCGGGATGCCCTCCTCGACGAGCTCGTAGATCGTGCGGAGGTACATCTCGGTGGTGTCGATCAGGTCGCTCACGGGCTCATTGTGTCCCATCCCCCAACCGCCGCACGCACACGAGTCGTGGCACAGTGAGGCCGGTGACAGCGCTGATCGTGCCCCGCCGCTTCTGCGGCCCGCCCGACTCCGGCAACGGGGGCTGGACGGCCGGGTCCCTCGCCGCGCTGGACGAGACCGACGCGCCCGGTGACCACAACCGCAGCTGGCCGCCGATCGAGGTCTCGCTGCGCCGGCCACCGCCGCTCGACACCCCGCTCGGCGTCTCGACCGACGCCGGCGTCACGAGCGCGTCGTACGGCGAGGCGCCGGTCGCGACCGCCCACCGCGTCGACCGCACGCTCACCGACGTCGAGCCGGTCGACCCCGCGGTGGCCGCCGCGGCGACGGCGGGCTACCCCGGTCTCACGTTCCACCCCTTCCCCACCTGTTTCGTCTGCGGCACCGACCGGGAGGAGGGCGACGGGCTGCGGATCTTCCCCGGACCGGTCGGCGGGGAGCCCGAGGGCGGTCGGGTCGCCGCGCCGTGGACGCCCCACCCGAGCCTCCAGGAGGACTGGCACACCTACGTCGACGACCACCCCCGCGCGAGCGTGGCCGCGACCTGGGCTGCGCTCGACTGCATCGGCGGCTGGGCCGGCGACCTCACCGAGCGGCTGATGGTGCTCGGCCGGATGACCGCGCGGGTCGACGCCCTCCCGGTCATCGGCGAGGCCCACGTCGTCGTCGGCGAGGGCCGCGGTCGCGACGGCCGCAAGACGTTCACCGCCTCGACCCTCCACGACGCCGACGGCCGGGTCGTCGCCACGGCCGAGCACACCTGGATCGCCGTCGACCCGCAGCAGTTCGGCGGCCGCTCACCCGACGGCCGGGGAGCCGCTGGCGCCGTTTGAGAAGATGCCCGCATGGCTGATGTGAACGATCCAACGACGTACTGGTGGCGCAACGCGGTGATCTACCAGGTCTACGTCCGCAGCTTCGCCGACAGCGACGGCGACGGCGTCGGCGACCTGCCCGGCATCACCTCGCGCCTGCCCTACCTCGCCGACCTCGGCGTCGACGCGCTGTGGATCACGCCGTTCTACACCTCGCCCCAGCACGACCACGGCTACGACGTCGCCGACTACCGCGACGTCGACCCGCTGTTCGGCCGGCTCTCCGACGCCGACGACCTGATCGCGCGCGCCCACGAGCTCGGCCTGCGCGTGGTCGTCGACCTCGTGCCCAACCACACCTCCGACCAGCACGAGTGGTTCCGGGCGGCGCTGGCCGCCGGTCCCGGCAGCCCCGAGCGGGCGCGCTACCTCTTCCGCGACGGCGACGATGGCACCCCGCCCAACAACTGGCAGTCGGTCTTCGGCGGACCGGCGTGGACCCAGGTCGAGGACGGCCAGTGGTACCTCCACCTCTTCGACTCCTCCCAGCCCGACCTCGACTGGCGCAACCCCGAGGTCCCGGCCATGTTCGAGGACGTCCTGCGCTTCTGGCTCGACCGCGGTGTGGACGGCTTCCGCGTCGACGTCGCGCACGGCCTGTTCAAGGAGGCCAGCCTGCGCGACCAGGTGGTCGGGGAGGGCGAGCGGCCGAGCTCGGGGCAGGTCAACACCGACCACTCGATGGTGTCCCGCGAGCTCAAGGACGAGCCGATGTGGGACCAGCCCGAGGTGCACGACGTCTACCGCGCCTGGCACCGCGTGCTCGACGAGGCCGGACCCGACCGGATGGCCGTGGCGGAGGCGTGGACCCAGACGTCGGAGTCGATGGCGGCGTTCGTGCGTCCCGACGAGCTCGACCAGGCCTTCAACTTCGCGTGGCTGCTGGCCGACTGGTCGGCCGACGACTTCGCGCGGGTCGTCACCGAGACCCTCGCGGCGGTCGAGCCGGCGGGCGCCTCGCCGACGTGGGTGCTCAGCAACCACGACGTCGTACGCCACCCCACCCGCTACGGCGGCGGCGAGCGGGGCCTGGCCCGGGCGCACGCGGCGACGCTGGCGATGCTCGCCCTGCCCGGCTCGTGCTACCTCTACCAGGGCGAGGAGCTCGGCCTCGAGCAGGTCGACGTCGCCCCCGAGGACCGGCAGGACCCGGCCTACCTGCGCACCGGGGAGGTCGGCCGCGACGGCTGCCGCGTCCCGATGCCGTGGGGCGGGAGCGAGCCCCCGTACGAGTTCGGTCCCGGCACCGGGCAGCCGTGGATCCCGCAGCCTGCCGACTGGGCGGGACTGACGGTCGAGGCGCAGACCGGCGCCGAGGGGTCGAGCCTCGAGTTCTACCGCCGGGTGCTGGCCGCGCGGCACGAGTTCGCGTGGACGGCCGGCGAGAAGGTCGAGCTTCTCGACCTCGCCCCCGACGTGCTCGCGTTCCGCCGCGGGCCGCTCACCGTCGTGCTCAACTGCGGCTCCACCGCCGTCGACCTCCCCGACGGCGAGGTGCTCGTGGCCAGCGCGCCCGTCGACAACGGCCGGCTCCCCGCGGACGCCTCCGTCTGGCTGCGGCGCTGACGGCTGCGCCGTGTCGCTCGCTCAGTCGTCGCCGAGGGCGCGGTTGTAGGCCGCCAGCTGGGCGCCGAAGGCGGCGAGCTCCTCGTCGCTCCAGGCCGAGAGCCGCTCGTCGAAGCGGTCGCTGCGGGCCCGGAACATCGCCTCGAGTCGCCGGCGGCCCTCCGCGCTCGCGTCGAGCAGGATCGCGCGGCGGTCGTCGGCGGCGGGCTGGCGCTCGACCAGGCCGAGGTCGACGAGCGTCTGCACCTGGCGGCTGACGCCGCCCTTGTCCATCCCGTACGCGTCGGCCAG
The sequence above is drawn from the Nocardioides sp. zg-1228 genome and encodes:
- a CDS encoding alpha-amylase family glycosyl hydrolase, encoding MADVNDPTTYWWRNAVIYQVYVRSFADSDGDGVGDLPGITSRLPYLADLGVDALWITPFYTSPQHDHGYDVADYRDVDPLFGRLSDADDLIARAHELGLRVVVDLVPNHTSDQHEWFRAALAAGPGSPERARYLFRDGDDGTPPNNWQSVFGGPAWTQVEDGQWYLHLFDSSQPDLDWRNPEVPAMFEDVLRFWLDRGVDGFRVDVAHGLFKEASLRDQVVGEGERPSSGQVNTDHSMVSRELKDEPMWDQPEVHDVYRAWHRVLDEAGPDRMAVAEAWTQTSESMAAFVRPDELDQAFNFAWLLADWSADDFARVVTETLAAVEPAGASPTWVLSNHDVVRHPTRYGGGERGLARAHAATLAMLALPGSCYLYQGEELGLEQVDVAPEDRQDPAYLRTGEVGRDGCRVPMPWGGSEPPYEFGPGTGQPWIPQPADWAGLTVEAQTGAEGSSLEFYRRVLAARHEFAWTAGEKVELLDLAPDVLAFRRGPLTVVLNCGSTAVDLPDGEVLVASAPVDNGRLPADASVWLRR
- a CDS encoding MarR family transcriptional regulator; this translates as MSTSATTTRQDDLRFIEAEVGILIRRVKRVMADRAREVHPDLHPITYFILSHLAQHGPLRAADLADAYGMDKGGVSRQVQTLVDLGLVERQPAADDRRAILLDASAEGRRRLEAMFRARSDRFDERLSAWSDEELAAFGAQLAAYNRALGDD
- a CDS encoding DUF2277 domain-containing protein; the encoded protein is MCRNIRPLNNFEPPATRDEVTAAALQYVRKVAGTTKPSQANEAAFHAAVREIAHITEHLLDELVTTAPPKNREVEAAKARARAQARYA
- a CDS encoding Sir2 family NAD-dependent protein deacetylase — translated: MSLPASGPAEEEALDLLCSRPLVVLTGAGLSTDSGIPDYRGPGAPVRAPMTYQEFVATPQAQQRYWARSHLGWQRIGRAQPNAGHRALAAIDPELLITQNVDGLHEAAGSRRLVALHGRVADVVCLACRTTSSRAALEAELDALNPGWLERHGWVASRPDGDVDLDHTHDFVVPRCPCGGALKPDVVFFGENVPPDRVARCYAAVEGLGGAGALLVAGSSLTVMSGLRFVRRAAQGGTPVVIVNRGLTRGDALASYKLDVGCSEFLGELAARVADQDT
- a CDS encoding metal-dependent transcriptional regulator is translated as MSDLIDTTEMYLRTIYELVEEGIPPLRARIAERLHQSGPTVSQTVARMERDGLVTVQGDRHLELTEEGRRLATRVMRKHRLAERLLTDVIGLDWELVHAEACRWEHVMSETVERRLLELLDHPTESPYGNPIPGLDELGDRAGEDFMDNVEPLSGAAGAEDQRVHVKRISEEMQKDEELMGLLRRVGAVPGKTVTIARTEEGILIGSGGETAELVVEAAEHIFVRR